In Desulfosediminicola ganghwensis, a single window of DNA contains:
- a CDS encoding AAA family ATPase yields MTVISEKIQGIVQRVTYHNPVNGWSVLRVQSYQNMGEQLTVTVHQTKVFAGATMEFHGCWTHHPQYGRQFKATEAIEKKPASAAALEKYLGSGLIKGVGPKTAKKIVAHFGDETLQVFEGEIDRLTEVGGIAAKKLDMIKHAWSEHRMIRDVMIFLQGHGISTLFAVRIFKKYGDKAIETVSSDPYRLANDFYGIGFFSADKVALSIGFSEDSEERIIAAIRHVLAASREQGHCYLTRQQILAEIEELLGLDLEGRIDSILLKMEEENHLRLRKLAESEGKEISCYYSKSLFYDEETVAARISAMKARVRVDEKRVERWVTDYCGKQKIQLSDEQMAAVRQVVQYRFAILTGGPGCGKTTTTQVIVHLLESMGNRVLLAAPTGRAAQRMGEVIGREAKTLHRLLEWQGGAFKRNEEQPLQADFLIVDECSMLDISLTASLLKAVPEGCQTLFIGDADQLPSVGAGNVLHDIIASGVVPCFRLTQVFRQARESKIIGFAHQMNSGETPRIESPFKHPEVWKDGTDCIFLDSDEPTQEQMSFVTRVKNQFKLRINQLEGLSTNETPYDFRTGEAIHSAYEKEFQVPKKFAHVDLQQLAKAEGGIEELKRVLKKVHPWSTLHYGLMAVDTVVKLYLEWIPKYYGRESEIQILSPMTRGSLGTNNLNKVIQQAANPPAEDKPELQVGERVFRVGDRVIHRRNNYDLAVFNGDIGKIIEIDTYTLSCVVAFYPDGREVRYQREDVVELDLAYAITIHKSQGSEFKVVILPVLTQHFKMLYRNLIYTGLTRARELAVFVGTRRALAMAIRQQDTSKRQTALETLLRQPERILTVRSAHGKR; encoded by the coding sequence ATGACAGTCATTTCTGAAAAAATCCAGGGAATAGTCCAGCGCGTTACTTACCATAATCCGGTCAACGGGTGGTCTGTGCTTCGGGTGCAGTCCTATCAGAATATGGGAGAGCAGCTGACAGTCACAGTGCACCAGACCAAGGTCTTTGCCGGGGCAACCATGGAGTTCCATGGTTGCTGGACCCATCATCCCCAATATGGCAGGCAGTTTAAGGCGACTGAAGCCATTGAAAAAAAACCTGCTTCGGCAGCAGCCCTGGAAAAGTACCTTGGCTCAGGTCTGATTAAAGGGGTGGGGCCGAAAACAGCAAAGAAGATCGTTGCCCATTTCGGCGATGAGACGCTGCAGGTATTTGAGGGTGAGATTGATCGGCTCACCGAGGTTGGCGGTATCGCCGCCAAAAAATTGGACATGATCAAGCACGCCTGGTCAGAACACCGGATGATCAGGGATGTAATGATATTTCTGCAGGGCCATGGTATTTCAACACTCTTTGCCGTGCGGATTTTCAAAAAATATGGAGACAAAGCCATTGAGACGGTGAGCAGCGACCCATACCGTCTTGCGAACGATTTTTATGGGATCGGTTTTTTCTCGGCGGATAAAGTGGCGCTGAGTATCGGTTTTTCAGAAGATAGCGAAGAGCGTATTATAGCGGCCATCAGACACGTGCTTGCTGCCAGCAGGGAGCAGGGCCATTGCTATCTTACCCGGCAGCAGATCCTGGCCGAAATTGAGGAACTGCTTGGCCTTGATCTTGAGGGTCGAATCGATTCGATTCTGCTCAAGATGGAGGAAGAAAACCATCTGAGGCTGAGAAAACTTGCTGAATCTGAGGGGAAAGAAATCTCCTGCTACTATTCGAAATCGCTCTTTTACGATGAAGAAACCGTGGCAGCGAGAATCTCCGCCATGAAGGCCCGGGTACGTGTTGATGAAAAGCGGGTTGAACGCTGGGTTACTGATTACTGTGGAAAGCAGAAGATTCAGCTCAGTGATGAGCAGATGGCAGCGGTGCGGCAGGTGGTGCAGTACCGCTTTGCTATTTTAACAGGTGGTCCGGGTTGTGGAAAAACCACCACCACCCAGGTTATCGTTCATCTGCTTGAGTCCATGGGCAACAGGGTGTTGCTGGCTGCGCCAACGGGCAGGGCCGCCCAGCGTATGGGGGAGGTGATCGGCCGTGAAGCGAAAACCCTGCACAGGCTTCTGGAATGGCAGGGTGGAGCCTTTAAACGTAACGAGGAGCAACCGTTGCAGGCGGATTTCCTGATCGTCGATGAATGCTCGATGCTCGATATATCGCTCACCGCGTCACTGTTAAAAGCGGTGCCGGAAGGTTGTCAGACTCTTTTTATCGGTGATGCCGACCAGCTTCCCTCCGTTGGGGCGGGTAATGTGTTACATGATATCATTGCCTCCGGTGTTGTGCCCTGTTTTCGCCTGACCCAGGTGTTCAGGCAAGCGAGGGAATCGAAGATTATCGGCTTTGCCCACCAGATGAATAGTGGCGAGACTCCGAGGATTGAGTCGCCGTTTAAGCATCCTGAAGTCTGGAAAGATGGTACCGACTGCATTTTTCTCGACTCAGATGAGCCGACCCAGGAGCAGATGAGTTTCGTTACCAGGGTAAAGAATCAATTCAAGTTGCGGATAAACCAGCTTGAGGGGCTTTCAACCAATGAAACTCCATATGACTTCCGCACCGGGGAGGCGATTCATTCTGCCTATGAGAAAGAATTTCAGGTGCCAAAGAAATTTGCCCATGTTGATCTGCAACAACTTGCCAAAGCCGAAGGTGGCATAGAAGAGCTCAAAAGGGTCTTGAAAAAGGTTCATCCCTGGTCCACCCTGCATTACGGCCTGATGGCTGTAGACACCGTGGTGAAGCTCTATCTGGAATGGATTCCAAAATATTATGGCCGGGAAAGTGAAATTCAGATTCTCTCCCCCATGACCCGCGGCAGCCTCGGGACCAATAATCTCAACAAGGTTATCCAGCAGGCGGCCAACCCTCCAGCCGAAGATAAACCGGAGTTGCAGGTTGGTGAGCGTGTTTTCAGGGTGGGGGACAGGGTCATTCATCGCCGCAATAACTATGATCTTGCGGTTTTCAACGGAGATATCGGCAAAATTATCGAGATAGATACCTATACCCTCAGTTGTGTAGTTGCTTTCTATCCGGACGGCAGGGAGGTACGGTATCAAAGGGAAGATGTTGTCGAGCTGGATCTGGCCTACGCCATCACCATTCACAAATCGCAGGGGAGTGAATTTAAGGTGGTAATTCTGCCGGTTCTGACCCAGCACTTCAAGATGCTTTACCGCAACCTGATTTATACAGGGCTCACCCGGGCGCGTGAGTTGGCGGTTTTCGTCGGAACCAGACGAGCTCTGGCAATGGCAATCCGGCAACAGGATACCAGCAAAAGACAGACCGCTCTGGAAACCCTGCTACGGCAACCAGAGCGTATTCTTACAGTTCGTTCAGCGCATGGGAAAAGGTGA
- a CDS encoding methyl-accepting chemotaxis protein, with translation MALRVFRKTWIIDSNQYKVLAIIILYILLALLLSGAMIFLPSITSLVSDQPPEQQQQAAFEMLLLHERFWPTILIVTIILGLHSVFIFHKIFGPLYRFRTIFNNVAEGDLSTLIKIRKKDFLKSEEIAIRQMVTSLNTQVGLLQKTHHELQHNLLALKEKIETTEDLTQAELLTQLATLESMCSEMDTNLRHFRT, from the coding sequence ATGGCCCTCAGAGTGTTCAGAAAAACCTGGATTATCGACTCGAATCAATACAAAGTACTGGCAATCATAATTCTTTACATACTTCTGGCCTTGCTCCTCTCCGGCGCTATGATCTTCCTGCCTTCAATCACCAGCCTCGTGTCAGACCAGCCTCCCGAACAGCAACAGCAAGCAGCCTTTGAGATGCTCCTGTTACATGAACGCTTCTGGCCCACCATCCTCATCGTCACCATCATCCTCGGTCTGCACTCGGTCTTTATCTTTCACAAAATTTTCGGCCCCCTCTATAGATTCAGGACCATTTTCAACAACGTTGCCGAAGGAGATCTTTCCACTCTTATAAAAATTCGTAAAAAAGATTTCCTGAAAAGTGAAGAAATAGCTATTCGCCAGATGGTTACCTCGCTCAATACCCAAGTCGGCCTGTTGCAGAAAACCCACCATGAATTGCAACACAACTTATTGGCCTTAAAAGAAAAGATTGAAACAACTGAAGACCTGACCCAAGCAGAGCTGCTCACCCAACTGGCTACCCTTGAGTCAATGTGTTCGGAAATGGATACAAACCTGAGACATTTTCGAACCTGA
- a CDS encoding ubiquitin-conjugating enzyme E2: MNNSQTHGAYADDYDALKKRLRHYPQITIVSTEKEPPEKYIIEYKLFGYGYNDKGKIEVRRRHRIQIELPFGYPHFPPTVKPLTATYHPDVDEQAVRIADQWQRNQSLADLVIYIADMIRGEIYSSDGTFNQEAARFYGEKEGKLPLAELKYHMDPDKAEKKRSESSFGIVFKRLVLTMGLLATLAGAGVYYHDMMYIRGAENSVKDGRKLMDQRQFSEALEGAERALIKLDRIFMLQLDREEQASRLASFIESTEIREGLAGNIAHNGIYYSFAKADALTEIDSLRTTATSMIATGDLRGALAELDSAILLAEENELETELSELKGLAAETRLKRALGAANERYNEGKWQSAAKYYDEVVTILETDRRVLPENTISTLSKIKKLRLLARVNSLRSEAAAAEQQKKYQQAADRNRSIVVLISRSGFSSDKALSSMQAEARRENARLREQAQVNSGSDYLVENYKDIFTKHYPGLDRDGIRSPKVRYMGRSGGNYVFIMSCIELVKRKATEYRLYYQYDPGNSQWNLYTEKRL, from the coding sequence ATGAACAATTCACAGACTCATGGCGCCTATGCCGACGACTATGACGCTCTTAAAAAGAGATTGCGGCATTACCCGCAAATCACCATAGTCTCGACAGAAAAGGAGCCGCCCGAGAAGTACATTATTGAATATAAGCTGTTCGGTTACGGATATAATGATAAAGGCAAGATCGAGGTGCGAAGGCGGCATCGCATCCAGATAGAACTTCCATTTGGCTATCCACATTTCCCGCCAACGGTAAAACCCCTTACCGCCACGTACCATCCGGACGTTGATGAACAGGCAGTCCGTATCGCTGACCAGTGGCAGAGAAATCAATCGCTGGCCGATCTGGTAATATACATCGCCGATATGATTCGCGGTGAAATATACAGCAGTGATGGCACCTTCAATCAGGAGGCCGCCAGGTTCTATGGGGAAAAGGAAGGTAAACTTCCTCTCGCCGAGCTTAAATATCATATGGACCCGGACAAGGCCGAGAAGAAACGGAGCGAATCCTCCTTTGGGATCGTGTTCAAGCGTCTCGTTCTCACGATGGGCTTGCTGGCCACTCTGGCTGGGGCCGGTGTTTACTATCACGATATGATGTATATCCGGGGTGCGGAAAACTCGGTTAAAGATGGTCGAAAGCTCATGGACCAGCGGCAATTCAGTGAGGCGCTGGAAGGTGCTGAGCGGGCTCTGATTAAACTCGACAGGATTTTCATGCTTCAGCTCGACAGGGAGGAGCAGGCCAGCAGATTGGCGTCATTCATCGAGTCAACAGAGATACGGGAGGGGCTTGCGGGGAACATTGCCCATAACGGGATCTATTATTCTTTCGCCAAAGCCGACGCTTTGACCGAAATTGACAGCCTGCGAACGACGGCAACCTCCATGATCGCCACAGGAGACCTCAGAGGGGCACTTGCAGAGCTTGATTCTGCAATATTGCTTGCCGAAGAAAATGAATTAGAGACAGAGCTTTCGGAGTTGAAGGGTCTTGCTGCAGAAACGCGTCTTAAGAGGGCACTTGGTGCAGCGAATGAACGCTATAATGAGGGCAAATGGCAGAGCGCAGCTAAATATTATGACGAGGTGGTAACCATCCTCGAGACAGACCGTCGGGTGCTGCCGGAAAATACCATTTCCACCTTGAGTAAGATTAAGAAATTGAGGCTCTTGGCTCGGGTGAATAGTCTCAGGTCAGAGGCTGCCGCAGCGGAGCAGCAGAAAAAATATCAGCAGGCGGCTGATCGTAACAGGTCAATAGTGGTGCTTATCAGCCGCAGCGGCTTCAGTTCCGATAAAGCACTTTCTTCGATGCAGGCAGAGGCCAGAAGAGAAAACGCCCGTCTCCGGGAACAGGCTCAGGTAAACAGTGGCAGTGACTACCTGGTTGAAAATTACAAAGATATCTTTACGAAACACTACCCTGGCCTTGACCGTGATGGGATTAGGTCTCCTAAGGTACGCTACATGGGGCGATCCGGCGGGAATTATGTCTTTATAATGTCGTGTATAGAGTTGGTGAAGAGAAAGGCTACTGAATACAGACTTTATTATCAGTATGACCCGGGTAATTCCCAATGGAATTTGTATACTGAGAAGAGACTGTAG
- a CDS encoding methyltransferase domain-containing protein, protein MKKKLLELLICPQCLPEEHGLQVEIREELSEDIIDGNLSCLKCRGRYPISDGIANLDPDSKGSGQNNTYETDELVASYLWSHYGELLNDRHASNAYSVWAEQLQPHEGIALDAGGAVGRFAFEMTGRAEFSIGLDNSVAFIRTARQLMNERQMTISLKDEGFLRKEVTFILPGRWKSDKVEFIVANAMALPFRAKSISSISSLNLIDKVPSPTQHLVEMNRVARNRWAQFILSDPFSWSTECTPVQEWLGGHVEGRYSGKGIENIASMLTEDEGPLSPPWRVTSPASVWWKIRTHSNHYELIQSCYILAHR, encoded by the coding sequence ATGAAAAAAAAGCTTCTCGAGCTGCTTATCTGCCCGCAATGCCTGCCCGAAGAACATGGCCTGCAGGTTGAGATACGAGAAGAACTCAGCGAAGATATCATCGACGGCAATCTCAGCTGCCTCAAATGCCGGGGGAGATACCCCATCTCAGACGGTATCGCCAATCTCGACCCAGACAGTAAAGGCTCCGGCCAGAACAATACGTATGAAACCGACGAGCTTGTTGCCTCGTATCTCTGGAGTCATTATGGTGAGCTACTCAACGACAGGCATGCATCTAACGCCTATAGTGTCTGGGCAGAACAGCTCCAACCCCATGAAGGAATAGCTCTTGACGCCGGTGGTGCTGTGGGTAGATTCGCTTTTGAAATGACCGGCCGTGCCGAATTTTCAATAGGGCTTGATAACTCCGTTGCCTTCATCAGGACTGCCCGACAGTTAATGAACGAACGCCAGATGACCATCTCCTTAAAAGACGAGGGGTTTCTCCGTAAAGAAGTTACCTTTATCCTGCCCGGCCGATGGAAAAGTGACAAGGTTGAGTTCATCGTCGCCAACGCCATGGCGCTGCCTTTTCGCGCAAAATCTATCTCTTCCATATCTTCACTGAACTTGATCGACAAGGTGCCGTCTCCCACTCAGCATCTTGTTGAAATGAACCGGGTAGCCAGGAACAGGTGGGCACAGTTCATTCTCTCCGATCCATTTTCATGGTCAACTGAATGCACCCCAGTACAGGAATGGCTCGGCGGCCATGTCGAAGGAAGATATTCGGGCAAAGGGATAGAGAACATTGCCTCCATGCTCACAGAAGACGAAGGCCCCCTGTCTCCCCCCTGGCGTGTCACATCCCCGGCGAGTGTCTGGTGGAAGATCCGCACTCACTCCAACCATTATGAACTCATCCAGAGCTGTTACATCCTCGCACATCGCTGA